A genomic stretch from Streptomyces venezuelae ATCC 10712 includes:
- a CDS encoding ADP-ribosyltransferase domain-containing protein produces the protein MNDVDTPAAAGSPTGDPLGLADLFTGGGEPWLPLLAPVIEAQPGAADYIGPQRSPEVVPVRELTFQALKPHPPHRWKVVAFGQNPYPRAESATGIAMFDNTFNDWKDSQFGRVVSIRCLIKAAAMWKYGIVKKTPIADVRALLKKEDTVAPPEWFQAMLTQGVLLLNASLTASADGAMPTDHHTTFWRPVAEQIVEEILRAKQDAAEEDRGVVFAWWGAHARSLKRVVQRLEKKYPGVEVRHLDHANPAAQGDIFCEGDHFAQVNDALAAVGAEPVDWLPSKGWDRKAAGPGGADRGDVAERMGAFIASTMELHQLYLERLTSVKDEGLVLPAVTGVFDTPLMDFRKAVEPVSHVLARLDRHIERSSTFGASSPGHGLTGDQVSALHLYTCESAFYREINAVLRSPDRERLRPYLPYLRLLFSAVESLPAQTRPLWRGVALDLRSQYPQGRTVTWWGVSSCTSELGVAKAFLGSRGRRTLFEVTPARAVAIRRFSAFTGEEEYILAPGTQLKVTDVRTERGGLCTVRLTELEGQGLVS, from the coding sequence GTGAACGACGTCGACACGCCGGCCGCCGCCGGTTCCCCCACCGGTGACCCCCTCGGTCTCGCCGACCTGTTCACCGGGGGCGGCGAGCCGTGGCTTCCGCTGCTGGCCCCGGTGATCGAGGCACAGCCGGGCGCCGCCGACTACATCGGCCCCCAGCGGAGCCCGGAGGTCGTCCCGGTGCGGGAGCTGACGTTCCAGGCGCTGAAGCCCCACCCGCCGCACAGGTGGAAGGTGGTCGCCTTCGGGCAGAACCCGTACCCGCGGGCGGAGAGCGCGACCGGCATCGCGATGTTCGACAACACCTTCAACGACTGGAAGGACAGCCAGTTCGGCCGCGTGGTCAGCATCCGCTGCCTCATCAAGGCGGCCGCGATGTGGAAGTACGGCATCGTCAAGAAGACGCCGATCGCCGACGTGCGCGCGCTGCTGAAGAAGGAGGACACGGTCGCGCCGCCGGAGTGGTTCCAGGCGATGCTCACCCAGGGCGTGCTCCTGCTCAACGCCTCCCTCACGGCGAGTGCCGACGGGGCGATGCCCACGGATCACCACACCACCTTCTGGCGCCCGGTGGCCGAGCAGATCGTCGAGGAGATCCTGCGGGCGAAGCAGGACGCCGCCGAGGAGGACCGGGGTGTGGTGTTCGCCTGGTGGGGCGCGCACGCCCGGAGCCTGAAGCGGGTCGTCCAGCGGCTGGAGAAGAAGTACCCGGGGGTCGAGGTGCGCCACCTCGACCACGCGAACCCGGCGGCCCAGGGAGACATCTTCTGCGAGGGCGACCACTTCGCCCAGGTGAACGACGCCCTGGCCGCGGTGGGCGCGGAGCCGGTCGACTGGCTGCCGAGCAAGGGCTGGGACCGGAAGGCGGCCGGCCCAGGCGGCGCGGACCGCGGTGACGTCGCGGAGCGGATGGGGGCGTTCATCGCCTCGACGATGGAGCTCCACCAGCTCTATCTGGAACGGCTCACGAGCGTCAAGGACGAAGGACTCGTCCTCCCGGCCGTCACCGGGGTCTTCGACACGCCGCTGATGGACTTCCGCAAGGCCGTCGAGCCGGTGTCGCACGTCCTGGCCCGACTGGACCGGCACATAGAGCGGTCGAGCACGTTCGGCGCGTCGTCGCCGGGGCACGGCCTGACCGGGGACCAGGTCTCGGCGCTCCACCTCTACACCTGCGAGTCGGCGTTCTACCGCGAGATCAACGCCGTCCTGCGGTCCCCGGACCGGGAGCGCCTGCGGCCCTACCTGCCGTACCTGCGTCTGCTGTTCTCGGCGGTGGAGTCGCTGCCGGCGCAGACCCGGCCGCTGTGGCGCGGTGTGGCACTGGATCTGCGGTCGCAGTATCCGCAGGGCCGGACCGTGACGTGGTGGGGCGTGTCGTCGTGCACGTCCGAGCTGGGCGTGGCGAAGGCGTTCCTCGGCAGCCGCGGCCGGCGGACCCTGTTCGAGGTCACGCCGGCGCGGGCGGTGGCGATCCGGCGGTTCTCCGCCTTCACCGGCGAGGAGGAGTACATCCTCGCGCCGGGCACCCAGCTGAAGGTGACGGACGTGCGGACGGAGCGCGGCGGCCTCTGCACCGTGCGGCTGACCGAGCTGGAGGGCCAGGGACTGGTGTCCTAG
- a CDS encoding macro domain-containing protein — MLVDVNDEVVAAWRSAFADTPEVEIRRGSLLDEDVDAWVSPTNAKGRMDGGVDAVVKRHLGAGIQVKVQRAIRDRFGGSLPVGSAVCVPSGATVPRYLISTPTMRQSAQNVSETMNVALACAAAFQAVHLQNRAKPGSIRSVALVGMGARTGGVPAGVCANLMWTGYTLFHDHGFADYDELRAAVLGQLDDIEGAGSARRVRINVPQRPSFRR, encoded by the coding sequence GTGCTGGTCGATGTCAACGACGAGGTGGTGGCAGCCTGGCGGTCCGCTTTCGCGGACACGCCCGAGGTGGAGATCCGGCGGGGTTCCCTGCTCGACGAGGACGTCGACGCGTGGGTGTCCCCGACCAACGCGAAGGGCAGGATGGACGGTGGCGTCGACGCCGTCGTCAAGCGCCACCTCGGCGCGGGCATCCAGGTGAAGGTGCAGCGGGCGATACGCGACCGGTTCGGCGGGAGCCTGCCGGTGGGCAGCGCGGTGTGCGTCCCGTCCGGGGCGACCGTGCCCCGCTATCTGATCTCGACGCCGACCATGCGGCAGTCCGCGCAGAACGTCAGCGAGACGATGAACGTGGCGCTGGCCTGCGCGGCCGCGTTCCAGGCGGTGCACCTGCAGAACCGTGCGAAGCCCGGCAGCATCAGGTCGGTCGCGCTCGTGGGGATGGGCGCGCGGACCGGCGGGGTCCCGGCGGGGGTGTGCGCCAACCTGATGTGGACGGGCTACACCCTCTTCCACGACCACGGGTTCGCGGACTACGACGAGTTGCGGGCCGCGGTGCTCGGGCAGCTCGACGACATCGAGGGAGCGGGGTCCGCGCGGCGGGTCCGGATCAACGTCCCGCAGCGACCTTCCTTTCGCCGCTGA
- a CDS encoding DUF4389 domain-containing protein: MAAGWEPRPSTDADGAEWRPVLDVPPPGRQRRWTVFLRWLLLLPQFVVVAVLSIAAFFVTVVGWFSALVLGRLPDPIFSFLGSVLAYQTRVTAAAALLVDRYPPFAFDAPDYPVRIELRATPLNRLAVLFRLILMIPAAIVSSLAQSGWLAISWVFWLIGIVLGRLPEPVFGATAAVVRYRMRLTAYTTMLTPVYPKGLLGDAPGAAAQPAYSATRPLRLSTAAQVLVWLFLLLGLAGHLTSGTVNYDTTDDDYRAATATRTAN, encoded by the coding sequence ATGGCAGCAGGGTGGGAGCCCCGACCCTCGACCGACGCCGACGGAGCCGAATGGCGGCCGGTCCTGGACGTGCCACCGCCGGGACGGCAGCGTCGCTGGACCGTGTTCCTGCGCTGGCTGCTGCTCCTGCCGCAGTTCGTCGTCGTCGCCGTGCTGTCCATCGCCGCGTTCTTCGTCACCGTCGTGGGATGGTTCAGCGCGCTGGTCCTCGGCCGCCTGCCCGACCCGATCTTCTCCTTCCTCGGCTCGGTCCTCGCCTATCAGACCAGGGTCACGGCCGCCGCGGCCCTGCTCGTCGACCGCTACCCGCCGTTCGCCTTCGACGCCCCCGACTACCCGGTGCGCATCGAACTGCGGGCCACCCCGCTCAACCGGCTCGCCGTCCTGTTCCGACTGATCCTGATGATCCCGGCGGCGATCGTCAGCAGCCTCGCGCAGTCCGGCTGGCTCGCGATCAGCTGGGTGTTCTGGCTGATCGGCATCGTCCTGGGCAGGCTGCCCGAGCCCGTCTTCGGAGCCACGGCGGCCGTCGTCCGCTACCGCATGCGGCTGACGGCCTACACGACGATGCTGACGCCGGTGTACCCCAAGGGACTCCTGGGCGACGCCCCCGGCGCCGCCGCCCAGCCCGCGTACTCCGCGACGCGCCCCCTGCGGCTGAGCACGGCCGCGCAGGTACTGGTCTGGCTCTTCCTCCTCCTCGGCCTCGCCGGCCACCTGACGTCGGGCACCGTCAACTACGACACCACGGACGACGACTACAGGGCCGCGACCGCCACACGAACGGCGAACTGA
- a CDS encoding DUF1206 domain-containing protein gives MTAAGSSWAAARRAARGDVVRVGARVGFVARGVLYLLVGVLAVRVGLTGTNEQADRGGALAEVAATPFGAVLLWALGIGLAGMALWRLSEVLFGAAGPDGDGVGKRALSGARCVFYGVSSFLVLAFAAGYRGSGAGSTDQQSQDITARLLGLPGGAWWVGAAAAGLLGAGLWIAGRAVLRAYRKHLAWGRMSKAQRRFMDVTGIAGGVGRGLVFGAIGYFGLRAAVTFDPKESKGMDDAIRSFAQTPAGPWLLVAVAVGLVLFGVFSFGQAKWRDV, from the coding sequence ATGACCGCAGCCGGATCGTCATGGGCCGCCGCGAGACGTGCGGCTCGGGGGGACGTCGTACGCGTCGGTGCCCGCGTGGGTTTCGTGGCACGCGGTGTGCTCTACCTGCTCGTCGGAGTTCTGGCCGTGCGCGTCGGCCTGACGGGCACGAACGAGCAGGCCGACCGGGGCGGGGCGCTCGCCGAGGTCGCCGCGACGCCCTTCGGGGCCGTTCTGCTGTGGGCGCTTGGCATAGGACTCGCCGGGATGGCGCTGTGGCGGCTCTCCGAGGTGCTGTTCGGCGCGGCGGGGCCCGACGGCGACGGCGTGGGCAAGCGCGCCCTGTCCGGCGCGCGGTGCGTGTTCTACGGGGTGTCGTCGTTCCTGGTCCTGGCCTTCGCGGCCGGCTACCGCGGCAGCGGGGCCGGGTCCACCGACCAGCAGAGCCAGGACATCACCGCCCGCCTCCTCGGCCTGCCCGGCGGGGCGTGGTGGGTGGGCGCCGCGGCGGCCGGGCTCCTCGGCGCGGGGCTGTGGATCGCGGGCCGGGCCGTGCTGCGCGCGTACCGCAAGCACCTCGCCTGGGGCCGGATGTCGAAGGCCCAGCGGCGGTTCATGGACGTGACGGGCATCGCGGGTGGCGTGGGACGCGGTCTCGTCTTCGGCGCGATCGGCTACTTCGGCCTGCGGGCGGCGGTGACGTTCGACCCGAAGGAGTCCAAGGGGATGGACGACGCGATCCGTTCGTTCGCCCAGACCCCGGCGGGACCCTGGCTGCTCGTCGCGGTCGCCGTCGGCCTCGTCCTCTTCGGCGTGTTCTCCTTCGGCCAGGCCAAGTGGCGCGACGTGTGA
- a CDS encoding MFS transporter: protein MPTGFGRLWTAQTVSSLGDGVSHAALPLLALTLTRDPMALAVVTAAGTLPWLLFGVLGGALVDRWDRRRTMWVTDAVRAGLLAIPAAAAALDALSIPLLAAVAFLLGLGGLFFDTAATAYLPDLLGRDPALLERANSRLRGTQTAASGFAGPPAGSALLALGRAVPLLADAVSFAVSALLVRSLPAAPRPVPQVRESLLRQARAGASYVFRDRLLLGLALRPAVGNIAFVAVETVLALFAHDHLGIGAFGFGLLLTAEATGGLLGAAIASFLGRRLGTGTALTCTAAVEGLAVLGLAAAPNPWVAGLALAVCGAGMGATMVLAPSLRQAIVPAHLMGRVASTSRMLAMCAAPFGAFVGGWLASTSGVRTPLYAAAGLLLAMTAVTATMTTDRRIEAALRVAAPAAEPAAEPDRPESGDRVPEAAV, encoded by the coding sequence CTGCCGACCGGATTCGGTCGCCTGTGGACCGCGCAGACGGTGTCCTCGCTCGGTGACGGCGTGTCACATGCCGCGCTGCCCCTGCTCGCACTGACCCTGACGCGCGACCCGATGGCCCTCGCCGTCGTCACGGCCGCCGGCACGCTGCCCTGGCTCCTCTTCGGCGTGCTCGGCGGAGCGCTCGTGGACCGCTGGGACCGCCGGCGCACGATGTGGGTCACGGACGCGGTGCGTGCGGGGCTGCTCGCGATACCGGCCGCCGCGGCCGCGCTCGACGCCCTGAGCATTCCCCTCCTCGCGGCCGTCGCCTTCCTGCTCGGCCTCGGCGGACTGTTCTTCGACACGGCCGCCACGGCCTATCTGCCGGACCTCCTCGGCCGTGACCCCGCGCTCCTGGAACGCGCCAACTCCCGCCTGCGCGGCACCCAGACCGCCGCCTCCGGCTTCGCCGGGCCGCCCGCGGGCAGCGCCCTGCTCGCGCTCGGGCGGGCTGTCCCGCTGCTCGCCGACGCGGTCTCGTTCGCGGTCTCCGCCCTGCTCGTACGGTCGCTGCCCGCCGCACCCCGCCCCGTACCGCAGGTCCGTGAGTCGCTGCTGCGGCAGGCGCGGGCCGGTGCCTCGTACGTGTTCCGGGACCGGCTGCTGCTCGGGCTCGCGCTGCGCCCGGCGGTCGGGAACATCGCGTTCGTCGCCGTGGAGACCGTCCTCGCCCTCTTCGCGCACGATCACCTCGGCATCGGCGCCTTCGGCTTCGGTCTCCTCCTCACCGCGGAGGCCACCGGCGGACTCCTCGGCGCGGCCATCGCCTCCTTCCTCGGCCGGCGACTCGGCACCGGCACCGCGCTGACCTGCACGGCCGCGGTCGAGGGACTCGCCGTCCTGGGCCTGGCCGCAGCCCCGAACCCCTGGGTCGCCGGCCTCGCGCTCGCCGTCTGCGGCGCGGGCATGGGCGCCACGATGGTGCTCGCCCCGTCGCTCCGGCAGGCCATCGTCCCCGCCCACCTGATGGGCCGGGTCGCCTCCACGTCCCGCATGCTCGCCATGTGCGCCGCCCCGTTCGGCGCCTTCGTCGGCGGCTGGCTGGCGTCCACCTCCGGCGTCCGCACCCCGCTCTACGCCGCGGCCGGGCTCCTCCTCGCGATGACCGCCGTCACCGCGACCATGACGACCGACCGCCGGATCGAGGCGGCCCTGCGCGTCGCCGCCCCGGCCGCCGAACCGGCCGCCGAACCGGACCGCCCGGAGTCCGGGGACCGCGTACCGGAAGCCGCCGTCTAG
- a CDS encoding ArsR/SmtB family transcription factor, giving the protein MPSTDDLPDAFHVTTDEQLRAVSNLTRHRIMAVLRFEPATITQIAERIGLAKGSSSYHVRLLERAGLVKVVRTRKVRGVTERYYAMAARSIVLPDPGEGGPDVLMRHAVADLEAAPADGERHVGMMHLRLTDEQFSELGARLQALAHEYRELSDPSLPDTSLVFALFHPASGEQTEGAAK; this is encoded by the coding sequence ATGCCCTCCACAGACGATCTTCCGGACGCCTTCCACGTCACCACCGACGAGCAACTGCGCGCCGTCTCCAACCTCACGCGCCACCGGATCATGGCCGTGCTCCGCTTCGAGCCCGCGACGATCACGCAGATCGCCGAGCGGATCGGCCTCGCGAAGGGGAGTTCCAGCTACCACGTACGGCTCCTGGAGCGGGCCGGCCTGGTGAAGGTGGTCCGGACCCGCAAGGTCCGGGGGGTCACCGAGCGGTACTACGCCATGGCAGCGCGGTCCATCGTGCTCCCGGACCCCGGCGAGGGAGGCCCCGACGTGCTGATGCGGCACGCGGTGGCGGACCTGGAGGCCGCCCCGGCGGACGGCGAGCGGCACGTGGGGATGATGCACCTCCGGCTCACCGACGAGCAGTTCTCGGAGCTCGGAGCCCGCCTCCAGGCGCTGGCGCACGAGTACCGGGAGCTGTCCGATCCCTCGCTTCCGGACACGTCCCTCGTCTTCGCGCTGTTCCACCCGGCGTCGGGCGAGCAGACCGAGGGAGCCGCCAAGTGA
- a CDS encoding HPP family protein, with protein sequence MTTDAPSRPEHAHAHAPVERPRPPRFGGRAPARPTPAAAFHSVSAATAVLLALVAIGAVIHEPVLIPPLAASAALVHAAPTLPLAQPRSVVVGHLLGAAAGYAALAAAGSSAWAAAVAAGATLALTTLARTPHSAGCATAVVIVLQTPEAARFVPLLFGSTVLLVLTGYAGSRIRRTSPRYPAYWW encoded by the coding sequence ATGACTACCGACGCCCCCTCGCGTCCCGAGCACGCCCACGCCCACGCCCCCGTCGAACGTCCCCGCCCGCCGCGGTTCGGCGGCCGGGCTCCGGCCAGGCCGACCCCGGCCGCCGCGTTCCACAGCGTGAGCGCGGCGACGGCCGTCCTGTTGGCCCTGGTCGCCATCGGCGCGGTCATCCACGAACCGGTCCTGATACCCCCGCTGGCCGCCAGCGCCGCTCTCGTGCACGCCGCGCCCACGCTGCCGCTGGCCCAGCCCCGCAGCGTCGTCGTCGGGCATCTGCTCGGCGCCGCCGCGGGGTACGCCGCCCTCGCCGCGGCGGGGAGCAGTGCGTGGGCCGCGGCCGTCGCGGCGGGCGCCACGCTGGCGCTGACCACGCTTGCCCGCACACCGCACTCCGCCGGCTGTGCCACGGCCGTGGTCATCGTGTTGCAGACCCCGGAGGCGGCCCGGTTCGTCCCCCTTCTCTTCGGCTCCACGGTCCTCCTCGTCCTGACCGGGTACGCCGGTTCCCGCATCCGCCGCACGTCACCGAGGTACCCCGCGTACTGGTGGTGA
- a CDS encoding lanthionine synthetase LanC family protein, whose protein sequence is MLEGFGEALADPEYYLPLTSVADPGPRFTPGVVPAGARGAAQGVWTAWAGARTGLAEQGWKIHVSARLDRAQHVLDTVAAICFSEGVPFKHLSARLFFLFVHHKHAARAQAGKFCVVYPPDTATARRLLERLRDALDGEEGPYVLTDRRFRDSRTVHYRYGSFGGRSRLRADGTREGLVRDGSGREVADLRLPAFHLPEGITDPFAEREEPPHSGPILIRDYEVTRAVRLSNAGGSYEARDRRTGRPVFLKEARAHNGLVFDGTDARQRLRHEHRVLCELHAAAPGVGPEPLDHFTEWEHDFLVTEYVAGQPLVGWLSRSSPLARADRTAASVAAYYEACRGLLAGLDVSLERVHAAGYRFGDLSLGNVMVTAAGGVRLVDFEAASALSAAPSGIGTPGFTPPPGLVRADSDPLLHDRYGMSAVAFAFLAPLHELARHAPANLALLHRDLADVAPPPDLWERATAFHRMGRGTADPTGRQAIDRTGPSAENLAEPSAPDLTGSSAPVPTGRLAPDPPGPSAEDLTGRPAPDLTGPPSPDPTEPSAEDLTEPPAPNLTGPPAPDPKPRSAPARTGRLARDDHGADRPPSPAELDADPRGCLTRLAAQVTAGLLATADAGRPEWAFPPSPEAFRTNTVCLAYGTAGVVHALRRAGAAVPEEIRERLRRDALAQRGALPPGLLVGTAGLAPVLAGLGLLDEAVELLGDADGHPLTASCATLAGGLAGVGLGWLALHRLTGDGAHLERAAAAGERLLRTPDLPAALGEHDARGLLHGRSGLALFLHRLARATGDARCLEAGRVLLHQELDRTFPLDDGSLSVSDDARFSRAMPYLATGAAGVAAVLGRYVATAPDERCAEALPRLVAGVRVSCATKEAGLYRGLAGLSWFLTEHAELTGTAAARADAVRAATGLWKYAVPHRRGVRFLGAGSQRFTADLSSGGAGVLLALHRLLTGPFLAEPHHARPPVAAVG, encoded by the coding sequence GTGCTCGAAGGCTTCGGCGAGGCGCTCGCGGACCCGGAGTACTACCTGCCGCTGACCAGCGTGGCCGACCCCGGGCCGCGTTTCACCCCCGGCGTGGTGCCGGCGGGCGCGCGGGGCGCGGCCCAGGGCGTCTGGACGGCCTGGGCGGGCGCGCGGACCGGGCTCGCCGAGCAGGGCTGGAAGATCCACGTGTCCGCGCGACTGGACCGGGCGCAGCACGTCCTCGACACGGTCGCCGCGATCTGCTTCTCCGAAGGCGTGCCGTTCAAGCACCTGAGCGCCCGGCTCTTCTTCCTGTTCGTCCATCACAAGCACGCCGCGCGGGCCCAGGCGGGCAAGTTCTGCGTCGTCTACCCGCCGGACACGGCGACCGCCCGCCGACTCCTCGAACGCCTGCGCGACGCGCTCGACGGGGAGGAGGGGCCGTACGTCCTCACCGACCGGCGCTTCCGCGACTCGCGGACGGTCCACTACCGCTACGGCTCCTTCGGCGGCCGCAGCCGGCTGCGAGCCGACGGCACCCGGGAGGGGCTGGTCCGCGACGGCTCCGGCCGCGAGGTCGCCGACCTGCGGCTGCCCGCCTTCCACCTGCCCGAGGGGATCACGGACCCGTTCGCCGAGCGGGAGGAACCGCCGCACTCGGGCCCGATCCTGATCCGCGACTACGAGGTGACCCGCGCGGTGCGCCTGAGCAACGCCGGGGGCTCGTACGAGGCACGGGACCGGCGTACGGGCCGCCCCGTCTTCCTGAAGGAGGCCCGCGCCCACAACGGTCTGGTCTTCGACGGCACCGACGCGCGGCAGCGGCTGCGGCACGAGCACCGCGTGCTGTGCGAGCTGCACGCGGCCGCGCCCGGGGTGGGCCCGGAGCCGCTGGACCACTTCACGGAGTGGGAGCACGACTTCCTCGTCACCGAGTACGTGGCCGGGCAGCCGCTGGTGGGCTGGCTGAGCCGGTCCTCCCCCCTGGCCCGCGCCGACCGCACGGCCGCGTCCGTCGCCGCGTACTACGAGGCCTGCCGCGGTCTCCTCGCCGGCCTTGACGTCTCGCTGGAACGGGTGCACGCCGCCGGCTACCGGTTCGGCGACCTCAGCCTGGGCAACGTCATGGTCACGGCGGCGGGCGGGGTCCGTCTGGTGGACTTCGAGGCGGCGTCCGCGCTGTCCGCGGCGCCCTCCGGGATCGGCACCCCGGGGTTCACGCCGCCGCCCGGACTGGTCCGGGCCGACAGCGATCCGCTGCTGCACGACCGGTACGGCATGTCGGCGGTCGCGTTCGCCTTCCTGGCGCCGCTCCACGAGCTCGCCCGCCACGCGCCCGCCAACCTCGCGCTGCTGCACCGCGACCTGGCGGACGTGGCTCCGCCCCCGGATCTGTGGGAGCGGGCCACCGCCTTCCACCGGATGGGGCGGGGTACGGCAGACCCGACGGGGCGGCAGGCGATAGACCGGACGGGACCGTCGGCAGAGAACCTGGCGGAACCGTCGGCACCGGACCTGACCGGATCGTCGGCACCGGTCCCGACGGGGCGGCTGGCACCGGACCCGCCGGGACCGTCCGCAGAGGACCTGACGGGACGGCCGGCACCGGACCTGACAGGACCGCCGTCACCGGACCCGACGGAACCGTCCGCAGAGGACCTGACCGAACCCCCGGCACCGAACCTGACCGGACCCCCGGCACCGGACCCGAAGCCGCGGTCGGCACCGGCCCGGACGGGGCGCCTGGCACGGGATGACCACGGCGCCGACCGCCCGCCCTCCCCCGCCGAGCTGGACGCCGATCCGCGCGGCTGCCTCACCCGGCTGGCCGCGCAGGTGACCGCCGGGCTCCTGGCGACGGCCGACGCCGGCCGGCCGGAATGGGCCTTCCCTCCCTCGCCCGAGGCGTTCCGCACCAACACCGTGTGCCTGGCCTACGGCACGGCCGGGGTGGTGCACGCCCTGCGGCGCGCCGGGGCCGCGGTGCCGGAGGAGATCCGCGAACGGCTGCGTCGCGACGCCCTGGCACAGCGCGGGGCGCTGCCCCCGGGACTGCTCGTCGGCACGGCCGGCCTCGCCCCGGTCCTGGCCGGTCTCGGCCTGCTCGACGAGGCCGTCGAACTGCTCGGGGACGCCGACGGCCACCCGCTCACCGCCTCCTGCGCCACGCTGGCCGGCGGCCTGGCCGGGGTCGGCCTCGGCTGGCTCGCCCTGCACCGGCTGACCGGGGACGGCGCCCACCTGGAGCGGGCCGCCGCGGCCGGGGAGCGCCTGCTGCGGACCCCCGACCTGCCGGCCGCCCTCGGTGAGCACGACGCCCGCGGGCTGCTGCACGGCCGCTCGGGGCTCGCTCTCTTCCTGCACCGCCTGGCCCGCGCCACCGGCGATGCCCGCTGCCTGGAGGCGGGTCGCGTCCTGCTCCACCAGGAGCTCGACCGGACGTTCCCGCTGGACGACGGCTCCCTGTCCGTCTCCGACGACGCACGGTTCAGCCGTGCCATGCCGTACCTGGCCACGGGCGCGGCCGGCGTCGCCGCGGTGCTCGGCCGTTACGTGGCCACCGCGCCGGACGAGCGCTGCGCCGAGGCGCTGCCGAGGCTGGTCGCCGGCGTCCGGGTCTCCTGCGCCACGAAGGAGGCGGGGCTGTACCGGGGTCTTGCGGGACTCTCCTGGTTCCTCACGGAGCACGCCGAGCTCACCGGGACGGCGGCGGCCCGCGCGGACGCCGTGCGCGCCGCGACCGGGCTGTGGAAGTACGCCGTCCCCCACCGGCGCGGCGTGCGCTTCCTCGGAGCGGGTTCGCAGCGGTTCACCGCCGATCTGTCCAGCGGCGGGGCCGGGGTGCTGCTGGCCCTCCACCGCCTGCTGACCGGCCCGTTCCTGGCGGAGCCCCATCACGCGCGTCCCCCGGTCGCGGCCGTCGGCTGA